The genomic interval GGAGAACATAGAAAAAAGATCGCCTCCGGGTTATTAACATAAACCATCTGCCCTTTAAGCTTCATGCCGTTGTGCAATGATTCCAGCAGAAACAGCGACTTAGATCGTTTCCGAATTTGATCAAATTCAATTCCAATGTTGGGGCGATCGATTCGGAAGTGCTGATCAAGCTGACTACCAATAACTAATTCAGGATAGATGTGTTGTAAAACCCCTCCAATTTGAAGAATTTCGTGGTTTCGGTCAAATACTAAGTGAAATGGAAAAACCTCCGTAAATAAATTAGGGATTAACTTAAAGCAAGATAAAGATTGGATAGTTTTAGTGGTGGAAGGATCGGTTAAGGGAGGGGTTGCACCTGCCATTTTTCTCCTGCATACCGTCTACAGCATGATTGAGAGGTTACTTGAGAAGCAAAGTTTTCTAGGGAGGCGATCGTACTGGAAGCATGACACCATCACTAAGCTGAAACAAGCTGAAGGGGAAGGGTGAGATAAGCACGGGCAGAGGTCTGGCGTAGAATGCCATCGAAGAAGCGAACCCGGGCATTCATCGCATCCAGAATCGCCCGATTAACATCCATTGCTGCCTCAGTTGTGTTAATCCGGGGTTCGATTAAAGCGGCTAGATGGGCTGCATGGCTGTCATCCACATCAATGTGAACATCGAAGAAGATGAGTGCTTCTTTGGGCAGGAAAGTTGCTCCTACAATGCCCTGCTGAATCTGGGTGTAGAGGGTGCGAACAATCCCTTCTGATGCAAAACAAACGGCTCCAAGGGCTGCCAAATAGTTGTATTGATGGGGTAAGTTCAGATAGGTGTCAATTAAATGGCGAGTTTCTGGTTCAGTTGGCAATGCTGCCAGGGTCTCGTCATCAATCCCCAGAGCACGGGTAAATTGGCGGAATAATTCAGGATGGGCAAGGGTTGAGTTACCCTGTCCCATTTCATCAAACAAATTCTCTAGAATTACAAGCTGTGCCTGTTCATCGGGACAACAGGATAGGATGCCAGCCAGAATCCGATTAAACTCCTTTGAAAACTTATACATCTGCACCGCTAACACCTGCACCTCTGCCAGGGAAAGCTGGGTTGTGCGACAACGAGTCAGGAACTCATGATTCCACAGAGGGTGGTTGGCAGTTACCTCGTGGAGGGTTTGCATAACGGAAGAGGAGGGTGGTTTCATCGGGACACCTGCATCGCTAAATGAAGTGGATAGTCAACAAGCGGCTTGAAGAATGTTTCGTCAAGCTCTACATGGTCTGATTGCACCCGGAGTTCTTGCAGGATTGGCATGGTATTAAATCCAGCCACCCTTAAAGCATCGAAGTAGTCTTCTAAGGTTTTGTGGACAAGCTGCACATCTAGCCAGGAGCCATCACGTTTCCAAATGCGTCCGGGAAATTGACGATCGCGTTGGCTAAAGTAGCCAGCCCCTTCTACCTGAAAATAGAAGGGATATTCTGCCTGGCGCATGTAGGGAAAGGCGGGATGGGGAACGCTGAAAATGAATCGCCCACCAGGATGAAGAATCCGGGCGACTTCTGCCATGCACTGCTGCGTTTGCTCAATGGTCAGGTAGTTGAATAGGAAGACTGCAACCACCAAATCCAGTTGGCGATCGCCAATTTGGGATAAGTCGGTAGCACAGCCAACTTCGTAGTGAATGCCCAGGCAATCTTGGGACTCCTGCGTTTGAGCAGCGGCAATCATACCATCCGACAGATCAATTCCAAGCACTTCCCTGGCTCCCCGACGGCGTAGCTCTCGGCTACAATAGCCTTCACCGCAACCCAGATCGAGAACGCGCAGTCCGGCAATTGGCTCACACAATGCCAAAATTGCAGGACGCGCTGTAAAGTCTGATAGGGAGCTAGGCTCTTCCCGCACCCACTTTGTTGCTGTATCGTTGTATAAATCCCTGGTGGAATGGGTATGAATTAACATCATGTTGCGTAGAATTTAGAACAAGTAACACCGGAAATTTTCCGGGTGAATTGAGGGGCAGCAGGTCATGACAGGAAGGGGATGTCAAGTTTGATCAACTCAACCCAACCGAAAAAATTGTTCTGGAAAAAGATGCATCCAGATGATAGAGGGGGTCAAAATACCTGGACGGTTCGATAATCCCTGGTATAGAGAGGCACTGCTCCTGGATTGGCTTTTCTGGCTCTGGCTTCTTCGACAGACTCATCGAACACAATCAGAGTATCTGAACCAACTTGCAGCCAGTCTTCATAGGGCACGCTCATATCTGCTTCAACTCCACCACTGCTGGGAGGAACCATCGCTCGATAGGCTTCGTTAAACTTACGGCGAAAACGAAAGTCAACGGAAACTCGCACACCTTCAGAAACCCGTCTTACCGTTTGGTGGAGTCCACGGGCATCATTGAAGTACATCGTGCCATGTTGTAATTGGGCATTGTCATAGGACACCACCATTGGAATGTCCCGCCCTTCGTTGAAATCTGACATTACGCGCATTGCGGGTAATTCCATCTCACGGGGCATTTCTCCTGCTTCAATGGTGATATTTTCGATATCTCCGAAGAGGGGCAGTACAACGACTGTTGCATCGGGTGCGACACCTGCCCAGACATCACTATGCCGTTTGGTGCTGGTAAACGGCAACTGCAATGCATCGGGGTTCATTTTGCCAAAGACAATACGGAGGTTAACGGGTAGATCCACGGCATCGATCAAATCATTGGCTCCTAATTGGCGAAAAGCGTTGGCAACGCTTTTCTGGAATAGATTGAATTCCAGGATATGTTCGCGTTTGGGCATCAGTAGCCCAGTCCCCATGTAGTTAGGCAGGCTGCCTCTGGTTTCCAGAAGGCGGGTCAGCAGTTCTGCTTCAGATAGGGTGACTGAGCTGTTGAGGCAGGCTGAGATATATCCTGCGGCAGCAATCTGGATTTGACGAAACAGTTCTGGCCTCAAGGTATGTTCAAATAGCAACCGATAATCGTGGCGTGTGGCAATTTTAGATGCCAGTTCATTAAACAGTTGATCACCTAACTGAGAGAATGCGATCGCCTCTTCACCTGTAAATTGCTGAGCTAATTGTGCTCGTTCTATTAGTCCTTCAACCATTCCTGCCTCCTAAGTTTTTACAATTGGCGATCGTTTTCGTTATTTATCTGGTTGTAACAAAGCCAACTTTCATAACGGAACTGCGCTTCATCTATAGCAGTCCTAAATCAGCTGTGAGATTGAGGAGCTTTGTGGGCAAGGATTCCAATGGAATCCTTGCCCACAATTCATTTAGGATCGCGATATGCATTAGGTAATTGATGCATAACCTCAAACTGGTTTTTAATTGATAACCATTCGTTTGAGCTTTGTTCCTATTCCAATCTGTTTAATAGACTGTTTGATCAACATTTATTGGTGAATGTAGCAAACCTACTTGAATTATGAAAATGCCTTGCCATCAACAGTCCGTTATCAGTTTTTTACTGACTGCTAATTGCTGGTTGCTAAGTCATTAAGCCTCGCTCTCAATTAATTTGGGACTGCTATAAATTTGTTCTAACAGTAATATTTTTCTAATTCAATTGTTGAAAATACAGAGGTAGAGTTATGAGTTCCAAACCTCTGTTGGTTTTGATTGATTCCTTGTAAGATGCTCTAG from Kovacikia minuta CCNUW1 carries:
- a CDS encoding class I SAM-dependent methyltransferase, producing MMLIHTHSTRDLYNDTATKWVREEPSSLSDFTARPAILALCEPIAGLRVLDLGCGEGYCSRELRRRGAREVLGIDLSDGMIAAAQTQESQDCLGIHYEVGCATDLSQIGDRQLDLVVAVFLFNYLTIEQTQQCMAEVARILHPGGRFIFSVPHPAFPYMRQAEYPFYFQVEGAGYFSQRDRQFPGRIWKRDGSWLDVQLVHKTLEDYFDALRVAGFNTMPILQELRVQSDHVELDETFFKPLVDYPLHLAMQVSR
- a CDS encoding TenA family transcriptional regulator, coding for MKPPSSSVMQTLHEVTANHPLWNHEFLTRCRTTQLSLAEVQVLAVQMYKFSKEFNRILAGILSCCPDEQAQLVILENLFDEMGQGNSTLAHPELFRQFTRALGIDDETLAALPTEPETRHLIDTYLNLPHQYNYLAALGAVCFASEGIVRTLYTQIQQGIVGATFLPKEALIFFDVHIDVDDSHAAHLAALIEPRINTTEAAMDVNRAILDAMNARVRFFDGILRQTSARAYLTLPLQLVSA